DNA sequence from the bacterium genome:
CCCTTCTGCACGCGCTCGCCCTCGGCGCACCGGGCGAGGGTGAGCACGCCGGCGACCGGCGCCGCCATCCGGGCGCTGGCGGCCGCGCGCGCGGCCGTCGCCGGCTCGGGCTCGACCATGCCATACGCCACGACCATGTCGCGCAGCGTCGCGCGGACGACGCGTCCGACGCGCACGTCCACTCGCCCCTGCGCCGGCGCCTCGGATCCCGCGTCGGCGCGCGGGCTCGCCGCGAACAGCAGACCGGACAGCGTCGCAACGGCGCCCAGCGCCACGGACCGAAGGTGGCGGCTACTCATTCCCCGCCACCTCGCGTCGCGGCGCCGCCAGCCACACGGGGTCCGACACGTCGAACGGACGCTGCAGCGCGTCCTCGAGTTGCCCCAGGGCTTCCTGCCCGCGCACCACGGCGTCGAGCCGCGCGATCTGGTTCTGGATCAGCTCCAGTTGGGTGGTGTACCGGGTCAGTCCCGCCAACTCGCCGGCGGCGATCATCTCGCGCACGGTCCGCTCCTGCGCCGTGGTGTGGGCGACCAGGGTGTCGGCGGTCGCCACCTTCTCCAACGCCGCGCGATAGACGGCCCGCGTGCGGTCGACCTCCCCGATCACGCGCGCCTGCAGGGCCACGAACTGCTGCGCGGCGGCACGGCGCCGGGCCTCCGCCTCGGCGATCGGCCCCTGATTCTGATTGAAAGCGGGCAGCGTCAGTGACAGGCCGAAGCCCCATTTGTTGTCCCCCTGATCGAACTCGTACCCCGGGTTCAGGTGCACGTCCGGATACTGCTTCGCGATCTCGAGCTGCAGCGCCGCCTCGGCGGCCGCGTAGGCGCGCAGCGCGCTGAGGATGTCGGAGCGGCCGAGCAGCGCCTCGCGGCGTAGATCGGCGGCGAGCAGCTCCGTCGGGAGATCGGCGAAGCCCTCCAGCGCGAGGTCGACGTGCTCGAGCGCCTGTGCGGGCACGCCGAGGGCGGTCGCGACCTGGGCGCGCGCATCCACGTACTGCCGCTGCGCCTCGCGCAGCGCGAGCTGGCTCGCATCCAGGCCGATGCGCGCCTGCGCGACGTCGAACGGCGACACCGCCCCCTCGCGCAATTGCGCCTCGAGCCGCTCCACCACCACCGCCTGCGTCGCCCGCTGCCGCTCGACGAGACCCACGGTGGCCGAGGCGGCGTAGAGGGCGACCAGCGCCCGCCGCAGGCGGCTGCGCACGTCCCACGCGACGGTGGCGATCGCCAGCCGCGCCGCCTCGGAGAGGTGCGCGGCCTGCGAGAGTCGGTAGTGGCGCTTGCCCGCGGTCTCGATCGGGACGTCGAGGGTCGCGGTGACCAGCCACGGCGAGGGCGAGGCGCGCGAGGTGTCGAAGGCGGGATACACGCTGATGCTCGGATTCGGGAATTCGCCGGCCGTGATGCGCGCCGCTTCCGCGGTCGCCCACTGCGCCCGGGCGACGTCGAGATCGGGATGGAAATACACCGCCACCAGCGTCAGCGCGGTGAAGTTCCAGGCCGCGAGCGGCAGCGGTTGGTCCAGGTGCGCCTCGAGGAACGCCCGCAGGTCGGGATCGTCCAGGGTGCGCGCGTCGAACGCGGCCGCCCGCTCCTCCGCGGTGAACGGCGCGGCGTGGTACTGCGCGCACCCGGTCAGCGTCGCCACCGCGACGGCGAGGACCGCCGCCACGGCGCTGCGTCGCGCGGCCGGCGATGGCGGCGGGGCGAGGGTTGGGAACGGAAACGGCACGGCGGCGGGGAACGCGGCGGCGGGGGCGCTCGCCGCGTGCGAGCAGGCGGACGCGACTGCTACTCCGGAACGACGGTACGCGGCGGCCGGAGCGCGCGCGCGGCCCGCGCTGCCGCCCGGTCGCCGAGAAGGCCGGGCGTCACGCGTCCGCGTCGTCCTGAGCCCAGCGCAGCGCTGCGCCGTAATGGAAACACCCTACCTCCCTCGTTCGGTTGTGGTGGTAGGAGTCATCAGCCCATGGAGCGGGCGGTTGAAGGCGAACCCCATCGCCGTCGTACGCTGCCGGGACGATAGGTTGCGGCGCGCGCGAGAGTCAACCACTGTCGACGCGCATTGTCGCTGCTCAGTGATTCTGTCCGCCCTCAACTGCTCAGTGATTCCGTCCCCCCGGGGTTCATCGTGGTGGTGACGGGATCATGTCGGTGGGGGAAACGGAAGGAGCCCGCAGGGCGACTGGAGTTTTCCCCACCGAGGCGGCGCTCGGCGGCCGCCGCCGCCGGCGCTTGAGCGTGCGGAGGGCGCCGGGCGAGGTGGCGGCGGCCGTGGCGATCACCGTGTCGCCGCCGTAGACGCGCCAGCTGCCGTCGAGGAGCTGGCGCACCTCGACGCGCGTCCCCGCATAGCTGCGCTTGCGCGGGCCGGGCGGGATGTCGAGGACCAGGCCGCCGATCCGCACGGTGTTGTCGTTCAGCACGGTCGCCTCGTACTGGAAGCTGCAGATCCGGCTCAGATCGGTCCCCCGTCGCACCGGCCGCCACGCCGGGGTGGCCTCGGCCGGGGGAATGGCAAACCGCTGGTTGTGCTCCGCCCGAAAGGCCTCCAGCACGGCATTGGCCTCCTCCACGGTCGTGGCCCCCACCAACCGGAGCTCGGAGACCAACCGATCCTGCAGCGTGCCCCACAGCCGCTCCACTCGGCCCTTCGCCTGCGGCGACAGCGCGTAGATCACCTCAATCTCCAAGGCCGCGAGCGCCCGGCCCACCTGCGTCGGGTCTTGGACCCCGCGTAACTCCTCTTCCAGCGTCCAGTGCGCGTCGTTGCGCTTCAGGCTCCCGTGCCGATCCATGTAGGCGCTGTACGGAAGTCCTTTCGCCTCCGCGATCGCTCGCAGCACCCGCAGGTACCCTGCCGCGCACTCCTGCTCCACGAACGACGCCCCAGGCAGCAGCTCGCCGGTCGCGTCATCGATCGCTCCCATCAGGCACAGCATCGGCCCGCGCCCCT
Encoded proteins:
- a CDS encoding TolC family protein, yielding MAAVLAVAVATLTGCAQYHAAPFTAEERAAAFDARTLDDPDLRAFLEAHLDQPLPLAAWNFTALTLVAVYFHPDLDVARAQWATAEAARITAGEFPNPSISVYPAFDTSRASPSPWLVTATLDVPIETAGKRHYRLSQAAHLSEAARLAIATVAWDVRSRLRRALVALYAASATVGLVERQRATQAVVVERLEAQLREGAVSPFDVAQARIGLDASQLALREAQRQYVDARAQVATALGVPAQALEHVDLALEGFADLPTELLAADLRREALLGRSDILSALRAYAAAEAALQLEIAKQYPDVHLNPGYEFDQGDNKWGFGLSLTLPAFNQNQGPIAEAEARRRAAAQQFVALQARVIGEVDRTRAVYRAALEKVATADTLVAHTTAQERTVREMIAAGELAGLTRYTTQLELIQNQIARLDAVVRGQEALGQLEDALQRPFDVSDPVWLAAPRREVAGNE
- a CDS encoding ISNCY family transposase produces the protein MSKRQWKRLDAVERIERGALTVGEAAEVLGLSKRQVRRLRRAVGRRGAKGVQHGNTGRAPKHRLGEAVREQILELRRKKYDGFNDQHFTEKLGDVEGVKVSRASVQRLLRAAGIGPPRRRRAPKHRRRRDRKPQAGLMILWDGSRHEWLEGRGPMLCLMGAIDDATGELLPGASFVEQECAAGYLRVLRAIAEAKGLPYSAYMDRHGSLKRNDAHWTLEEELRGVQDPTQVGRALAALEIEVIYALSPQAKGRVERLWGTLQDRLVSELRLVGATTVEEANAVLEAFRAEHNQRFAIPPAEATPAWRPVRRGTDLSRICSFQYEATVLNDNTVRIGGLVLDIPPGPRKRSYAGTRVEVRQLLDGSWRVYGGDTVIATAAATSPGALRTLKRRRRRPPSAASVGKTPVALRAPSVSPTDMIPSPPR